A region of Streptomyces halobius DNA encodes the following proteins:
- a CDS encoding basic amino acid ABC transporter substrate-binding protein: MSARSSLPVIAAFAAVAVLAGCSSTKSDGKKSSGLELVSPGTLKTCTHLPYAPFQVKKEGKVVGFDVDLVDLVAKDLGVEQEIVNTPFEGIETGQDFKIRKCDLAAAGMTITPKRDKVMDFSDPYFDATQALLTKKGKPFKKIEDLKGKRLGYQKATTGGIHAKEHGEGVDLVEFEDLGLLLTAVKSGQVDAGINDNGVLFDYVKQNPDTEVTAEFQTGEQYGIGVRTGNDALRKKINAVIKKAKSDGSYDRIYKKWFGTTPKS; this comes from the coding sequence GTGTCCGCTCGCTCCTCGTTGCCTGTCATAGCCGCCTTCGCGGCCGTCGCCGTTCTGGCGGGGTGCAGCAGCACCAAGTCCGACGGGAAGAAGAGTTCCGGCCTGGAACTGGTCTCCCCCGGGACGCTCAAGACCTGCACCCACCTTCCGTATGCGCCGTTCCAGGTGAAGAAGGAAGGCAAGGTCGTCGGGTTCGATGTGGACCTGGTGGATCTGGTGGCGAAGGATCTCGGGGTCGAGCAGGAGATCGTCAATACCCCCTTCGAAGGCATCGAGACCGGCCAGGACTTCAAGATCCGCAAATGCGATCTGGCCGCGGCGGGCATGACCATCACGCCGAAGCGGGACAAGGTGATGGATTTCTCGGATCCCTACTTCGACGCCACCCAGGCGCTGCTGACGAAGAAGGGCAAGCCCTTCAAGAAGATCGAGGACCTCAAGGGCAAGAGGCTCGGTTACCAGAAGGCCACGACCGGTGGGATCCACGCCAAGGAGCACGGCGAGGGCGTGGATCTGGTCGAGTTCGAGGACCTGGGGCTGCTGCTGACCGCCGTGAAGTCCGGCCAGGTCGACGCCGGAATCAACGACAATGGTGTGCTCTTCGACTATGTGAAGCAGAACCCGGACACCGAGGTGACCGCGGAGTTCCAGACCGGTGAGCAGTACGGCATCGGCGTCCGCACCGGCAATGACGCACTGCGCAAGAAGATCAACGCGGTCATCAAGAAGGCGAAGTCCGACGGAAGCTACGACCGGATCTACAAGAAGTGGTTCGGCACCACCCCGAAGAGCTGA
- a CDS encoding amino acid ABC transporter permease, with protein MPLSKRRRARIIRGAQYGVLVVAVVIFALAADWHQLRVAFFDVTVAKALFPDIITTALVNTVLYTLLGFGFGLALGLVLALMRLSSVPPYRWIAVTYIEFFRGIPALLVFIALGFGVPLAFEVALDMNVTVMLSLGLVGAAYMAETIRAGIQAVPKGQTEAARSLGMSHGRAMISIVIPQAFRIVLPPLTNELILLTKDSSLVYLLGLSLGQFELANFGRDALNEHKSLTPILIAGLLYLVITLPLGQLVRRLEARTAKAR; from the coding sequence ATGCCCCTGTCCAAACGACGGCGCGCGCGGATCATCCGCGGCGCGCAATACGGCGTCCTGGTCGTCGCCGTGGTGATATTCGCGCTGGCCGCCGACTGGCACCAGCTGCGTGTGGCGTTCTTCGACGTCACCGTCGCGAAGGCCCTGTTCCCGGACATCATCACCACCGCGCTGGTCAACACCGTCCTCTACACCCTGCTCGGCTTCGGTTTCGGTCTCGCGCTCGGACTGGTGCTGGCGCTGATGCGGCTGTCGTCGGTGCCGCCGTACCGCTGGATCGCCGTCACCTATATCGAGTTCTTCCGCGGTATTCCGGCGCTGCTGGTGTTCATCGCGCTCGGCTTCGGTGTGCCGCTGGCCTTCGAAGTGGCGCTCGACATGAACGTCACGGTGATGCTGTCGCTCGGTCTGGTGGGCGCCGCGTATATGGCGGAGACCATCCGGGCGGGTATTCAGGCCGTCCCCAAGGGCCAGACGGAGGCGGCCCGTTCGCTGGGAATGTCGCACGGCCGGGCGATGATCTCGATCGTCATTCCGCAGGCGTTCCGGATCGTACTGCCACCGCTGACCAACGAACTGATCCTGCTGACGAAGGATTCCTCTCTCGTCTATCTGCTGGGTCTCTCACTCGGCCAGTTCGAGCTGGCCAACTTCGGCCGGGACGCGCTCAATGAGCACAAGAGCCTGACCCCGATCCTGATCGCCGGACTGCTCTATCTCGTGATCACCCTCCCGCTCGGCCAGCTGGTCCGGCGGCTTGAGGCCCGTACGGCGAAGGCCAGGTGA
- a CDS encoding amino acid ABC transporter ATP-binding protein, producing the protein MAKKTAKDAAPENSGGAEAIDVQGLHKAFGELEVLRGIDFSVARGEVVCVIGPSGSGKSTLLRCVNLLEEPSAGRVMVADTEVTDPDVDIDLVRRRIGMVFQSFNLFPHLTVLENLTIAQRRVLRRNRSEAERIARVNLERVGMSEKEASYPAQLSGGQQQRVAIARALSMDPELMLFDEPTSALDPELVGDVLAVMRSLADEGMTMLVVTHEMSFAREVADRVVFMDGGVIVEEGSPERVVGDPQHERTRTFLARVLDPAAAEVGEVADTGRAGTRVDR; encoded by the coding sequence ATGGCGAAGAAAACAGCCAAGGACGCGGCTCCGGAGAATTCCGGGGGCGCCGAGGCGATCGATGTGCAGGGGCTGCACAAAGCGTTCGGCGAACTGGAAGTACTGCGCGGTATCGACTTCTCAGTGGCGCGCGGAGAAGTGGTGTGCGTCATCGGGCCTTCGGGCTCCGGCAAGTCGACGCTGCTGCGCTGTGTGAATCTGCTGGAGGAGCCGAGCGCGGGCCGGGTCATGGTGGCCGACACCGAGGTCACGGACCCGGATGTGGACATCGATCTGGTCCGGCGCCGGATCGGCATGGTCTTCCAGTCCTTCAACCTCTTTCCGCATCTGACCGTGCTGGAGAATCTGACGATCGCCCAGCGGCGGGTGCTGCGGCGGAACCGCTCGGAGGCGGAGCGCATCGCGCGCGTCAATCTCGAACGGGTGGGCATGAGCGAGAAGGAGGCGTCCTATCCGGCGCAGCTTTCGGGAGGCCAGCAGCAGCGGGTGGCCATCGCCCGTGCGCTGTCCATGGACCCGGAACTGATGCTCTTCGACGAGCCGACCTCCGCACTGGACCCGGAACTGGTCGGCGACGTGCTGGCGGTGATGCGGTCACTGGCGGACGAGGGCATGACGATGCTCGTCGTCACACATGAGATGAGCTTCGCGCGGGAGGTCGCCGACCGGGTGGTCTTCATGGACGGCGGGGTCATCGTCGAGGAGGGCAGCCCGGAGCGGGTGGTGGGCGATCCGCAGCACGAGCGGACCCGGACGTTTCTGGCGCGGGTGCTGGATCCGGCGGCCGCCGAGGTCGGCGAGGTCGCCGACACGGGGCGGGCGGGCACACGCGTCGACCGCTGA